The segment TCCAATCGAGGCGGGTGGAATATTTTTCCTTTTCGCGGACCGCTGTCCCGGTGGTCATCCCGGTCAGTTCCAGGTCTCTGTCGATCTTCGAGTCTTTTTTGTATTCAGCGGTAAACCCTGTTGTGAGAACCCGCGACAGGGCATGACTGAAATCGAGGGATGCCTGTCGATCAACCGCATTGTATTCATCGTGATCCGCATACCAGTATGCATCGAATTTTCCACTCAGGACCGCTTCAGTTCTTTCAGTACTCAGGGATACCTTGAGTGAAGGGATCACCGATGAGATATAATCGCCTTCGGTATCGACACCGTCCAGGATCAGATTATCGTTGTATTCTTCCCTGGCCTCAACACCCGGGGTTATTTCATAGGCTGCGGCCCGGGCATCCTCCACCGGAAGTAAAGTTGTAATTGCAGACAGGACGCAGAGCATTATCAGTTTTTTCATCGGGTTATGGAACGACTATGGTGTCGCCTCTGGTCAGCATCACATTCTGTTCGAGGTTTTCACCCTTGACCACCTCACCATAATCAAATTCCAGGATCTGCAGTCCGGCGGCGGTGTGCCTCATGACTTTGATGTCGTCTTCATCGGCGAAGGGGGTCAGCCCTCTGGCCATGGCCAGCGCCTGAAGGATATTGATATTGTTGTTCAGGATGAACATCCCCGGTGCATTGACCCTGCCGATCACATAGATCAGTAAACTGTTCACCTTCTCTACCGAGACCGAGAGAACCGGGGCATTGATATACACTCCGAGTCTCTTCCTGATCTCTTCTTCGATCTGATCAACCTTTTTCCCCGCTGCGGTCATCTTGCCGATTAATGGAACAGAAACCGTTCCATCGGGCAGGACCGGCAGGCTTCGAGAGATTTCTTCATTCTTCCAGACCATGATCTTGAGAAGGTCTCCGGCCCCGATGAGATAATCCCCGGGCTGATACATTGTCTCCCCTGCGGTGTCATCGGCAGTGACAACATTCGTTTCCGGTTGCGCCAAAGCGGGATTTCCCGAAGCAATCAGGACCACGCCGATTAACATGATGATTGACCGTAAAAACCCTTGCTGCATCAGATATCTCCTAATGTATGTAAGTTCATGTTTTGATTCCGGAGGCTCAGGAGAGAAGCTTGAATATTTTTTTCGCTTCTTCCAGACCCTGGAAATCCTGTTCACTTTCAATCGCAGTCTTAAGTCGCATGCGGGCAAGTTCTCTTTCACCACTGGCATGCAGGACCATGCCCAGGTGATAGTTCAGAACGGGCTGCAATGGATTCTTCTGCAATGCTTCCTCCAGATGGGCTCTGGCCTTGTCCTGTTGACCGATTTTGTGATATACCCAACCGACCGTATCCAGGACTGTTGCCGATCCAGGGTTCAGCTTGAGTGCCGTGCGGGCAACTTCAAGGGCCCGCTCACGACCTTCTTTACTGTCTGAATATTCGACCAGCAGAAAGGCAAGATTGTTCGCCAACAGCCAGTTCCCGGGCAGCTCCTTCATTCCGTCCTCATAGGTCCGCAACGCCTTGTCGATTTCGCCGTTCTGCTCATGGATGACCCCCAGCGCGAAATAGGCCGCCGAGTTGCCGGGATTCTTGTCCAGAGACTCGCGATATTTTCCGATCGCCTTCTCTGTCTGTCCCCGGCGGAGATACAGGGTTGCCAGATTGTTGTAGGGCTCCTGCCAGTCCGGTCTGTTTGCAATCGCCCCCTGAAACATCTTTTCAGCGGGATCATATTTTTTCTGGGCCAGATAGAGACGACCGAGAATATCCATCGCCGCAACATCATCCGGATGGCTGGCCAGCCGGTCGGTACAGAGTTTTTCAGCCTTTCCGAAATTCTTCATCCCGGTATGGATTTTGACCAAATAGTCAAGGATTACCGGAGAATATCCCGTTTTCTCGTAGCCTCTTTCGAGATACTTCAATGCCTTGTCATTTTGTTTTCGATTCAGGTATATATTTGCCAGCGGGATATAGGGTCTCTCAAAATCGGGCATCTTGTCGACCATGCCCTCGTAGATGCGCAGGGCCTGACTTTCCTTGCCGTTCAGAACATACAATGCCGCCTGCTCCAGGAGAGGCTCTATCCTGTCAGGCGCCATTGTAACAACTTCTTCGAGATATTTTTCCGCGCTCTGATAATCACCTCGGTTTTTGGCAATCGAACTCAACATCAACAATATGCTCGGATTGCTCCCCACCTCTTCGAGGGCATTTTTAAGTACGTTTTCGGACAATTCCACCTGTCGGTCGCTAAGATGTGCGCTTGCCAGCCGAATATGCCCCTCTACGAAATCCGGCTTTTCCTTGACCACATAGCGGAATTCCGAAACAGCTTTTTCACCATGCCCCCTGGCCATGTATATGTTGCCCTTGGTGAAACGCCCCATGATACTTTTCGGATTTTCTTCCACCGCTTTGGCAACATGTTTTTCCGCAAGTTCCAGGT is part of the Pseudomonadota bacterium genome and harbors:
- a CDS encoding polysaccharide export protein, giving the protein MQQGFLRSIIMLIGVVLIASGNPALAQPETNVVTADDTAGETMYQPGDYLIGAGDLLKIMVWKNEEISRSLPVLPDGTVSVPLIGKMTAAGKKVDQIEEEIRKRLGVYINAPVLSVSVEKVNSLLIYVIGRVNAPGMFILNNNINILQALAMARGLTPFADEDDIKVMRHTAAGLQILEFDYGEVVKGENLEQNVMLTRGDTIVVP
- a CDS encoding tetratricopeptide repeat protein, which translates into the protein MTIKAKKYLKHCGWLILLFMVFGCASPEQKRVKFYDRGMNYYTQGEYQKADIEFRNAMQIDPKYTDAYFMAGMVALKENNPQKAFRYFMKTVDLDPENIEAQIELGKIYLTANAIDKAYEKVNLVLAKDPANQKTRLLHAALLIKQGKVGEAQDILNKLEKDGNATPDLYVLLANTNEKTADEKSAIAVLEEGIARNPDSILLLKLLAGKYSNLNDNDRATEILKNIIELEPGNPGHKISLAHFFRKINKKAEAEEVLNAFLQEDRENDKHWSAVSQFYIGENDMVHAEEILEKAIQLNPKSYTLRFHRKELYLQQGEIDKAIEALKTALTLDDDPANPGNIRAHTELAEIYFQQGDLELAEKHVAKAVEENPKSIMGRFTKGNIYMARGHGEKAVSEFRYVVKEKPDFVEGHIRLASAHLSDRQVELSENVLKNALEEVGSNPSILLMLSSIAKNRGDYQSAEKYLEEVVTMAPDRIEPLLEQAALYVLNGKESQALRIYEGMVDKMPDFERPYIPLANIYLNRKQNDKALKYLERGYEKTGYSPVILDYLVKIHTGMKNFGKAEKLCTDRLASHPDDVAAMDILGRLYLAQKKYDPAEKMFQGAIANRPDWQEPYNNLATLYLRRGQTEKAIGKYRESLDKNPGNSAAYFALGVIHEQNGEIDKALRTYEDGMKELPGNWLLANNLAFLLVEYSDSKEGRERALEVARTALKLNPGSATVLDTVGWVYHKIGQQDKARAHLEEALQKNPLQPVLNYHLGMVLHASGERELARMRLKTAIESEQDFQGLEEAKKIFKLLS